Proteins co-encoded in one Myotis daubentonii chromosome 8, mMyoDau2.1, whole genome shotgun sequence genomic window:
- the SCP2D1 gene encoding SCP2 sterol-binding domain-containing protein 1: MWKRTDHQPKIKAGDGPQVGQFKDLGSAPKPAMPHPLELPEFQSFLVFEDISQHIKEAGAQMVKKVNAIFQLDITKDGKTILQRTIDLKNGSGDMYPGSARLPADTVFTIPEPVFMELVLGKINPQKAFLAGKFKVSGKVLLGQKLEKVFKDWAKC; this comes from the coding sequence ATGTGGAAGAGAACTGACCATCAACCCAAGATCAAAGCCGGGGATGGACCTCAGGTGGGTCAGTTCAAGGACCTGGGTTCAGCTCCGAAACCTGCCATGCCACACCCTCTAGAGCTGCCGGAATTCCAGAGCTTCCTTGTGTTTGAGGACATTAGCCAACACATCAAAGAAGCGGGGGCCCAAATGGTAAAGAAAGTGAATGCCATCTTCCAGCTGGACATCACCAAAGATgggaagaccatcctgcagaggACCATTGATCTGAAGAATGGCTCTGGGGACATGTATCCAGGATCTGCCAGGCTCCCAGCGGATACCGTCTTCACAATCCCGGAACCTGTCTTTATGGAGTTGGTTTTGGGTAAAATAAACCCTCAGAAGGCTTTCCTTGCCGGCAAGTTCAAAGTAAGTGGCAAAGTTCTGCTTGGCCAAAAGCTGGAGAAGGTTTTCAAAGACTGGGCAAAATGTTAA